From the genome of Bacteroides sp. MSB163, one region includes:
- the proB gene encoding glutamate 5-kinase translates to MEQQFSRIAVKVGSNVLTRRDGTLDVTRMSALVDQIAELHKTGVEIILVSSGAVASGRSEVHPTKKLDSVDQRQLFSAIGQAKLINRYYELFREHGITVGQVLTMKENFATRRHYLNQKNCMTVMLENGVIPIVNENDTISVSELMFTDNDELSGLIASMMDAQALIILSNINGIYNGSPTDPASEVIREIDQGKDLSSYIQTSKSSFGRGGMLTKTNIARKVADEGITVIIANGKCDNILVDLIQHPESTLCTRFTPSAEPVSSIKKWIAHSEGFAKGELHINQCATEVLNSDKAISILPVGITAIEGEFEKDDIVRIIDFEGNPVGVGKANCNSVQAKEAMGKHGKKPVVHYDYLYIE, encoded by the coding sequence ATGGAACAACAATTTTCGAGAATAGCTGTTAAAGTTGGCAGCAATGTCTTGACACGCCGCGACGGTACTCTGGACGTAACACGTATGTCTGCCTTAGTTGATCAGATAGCCGAACTGCATAAAACAGGAGTAGAAATTATACTTGTATCTTCCGGGGCCGTTGCTTCCGGACGTAGTGAAGTGCATCCGACCAAAAAACTGGATAGCGTAGATCAACGCCAGCTATTCTCCGCCATAGGACAAGCCAAACTCATCAATCGTTACTACGAACTCTTTCGTGAACATGGCATTACTGTAGGACAAGTACTGACAATGAAAGAGAATTTCGCAACCCGCAGGCATTACCTTAACCAAAAGAACTGTATGACGGTGATGTTAGAAAACGGAGTCATTCCTATTGTCAATGAAAACGATACGATTTCCGTAAGCGAGTTAATGTTTACGGATAATGATGAATTGTCCGGTCTGATTGCCTCTATGATGGATGCACAGGCATTAATCATACTCAGCAATATCAATGGTATCTATAATGGTTCTCCTACCGATCCTGCCTCGGAAGTGATACGGGAGATAGACCAGGGCAAAGATCTGTCCTCCTATATTCAGACTTCCAAATCCAGTTTCGGACGTGGAGGTATGCTGACTAAAACCAATATTGCCCGCAAAGTAGCCGATGAAGGAATCACCGTAATCATTGCCAATGGTAAATGCGATAATATCCTTGTCGATTTGATCCAACATCCCGAAAGTACTCTCTGCACCCGCTTTACGCCTTCTGCCGAACCTGTATCCAGTATAAAAAAATGGATTGCTCACAGTGAAGGGTTTGCCAAAGGTGAGTTGCACATCAACCAATGCGCTACCGAAGTGCTGAATTCAGATAAAGCAATCAGCATCCTGCCCGTCGGTATAACTGCCATTGAAGGAGAATTTGAAAAAGATGACATCGTGCGGATCATTGACTTCGAAGGAAATCCGGTAGGAGTAGGCAAAGCAAACTGCAACTCTGTTCAAGCCAAGGAAGCGATGGGGAAGCACGGGAAGAAACCTGTTGTACACTATGATTATCTATATATAGAATAA
- a CDS encoding OmpH family outer membrane protein, whose product MRKSVLLMILLFAVGMTANAQKFALIDMEYILKNIPAYERANEQLNQVSKKWQSEVEKVAEEAKTLYKNYQSEAVFLSEEQKGKKEEAIVAKEKEAAELRRKYFGPEGELFKKRESLMQPIQDEIYNAVKEISEQKGYSVVVDRASATSIIFASPRIDISNEVLAKLGYSN is encoded by the coding sequence ATGAGAAAGTCTGTTTTATTAATGATCTTGCTGTTTGCCGTAGGTATGACAGCCAATGCGCAAAAGTTTGCCTTGATTGATATGGAGTATATTCTGAAAAACATTCCGGCTTACGAACGTGCAAACGAACAGTTGAACCAGGTTTCCAAGAAATGGCAGAGTGAAGTAGAGAAAGTTGCCGAGGAAGCCAAGACGTTGTACAAGAACTATCAATCGGAAGCCGTCTTTCTTTCTGAAGAACAAAAAGGAAAGAAAGAGGAAGCGATTGTCGCTAAAGAGAAAGAAGCAGCTGAACTTCGCCGCAAATATTTCGGTCCTGAAGGGGAATTATTCAAGAAACGCGAAAGCCTGATGCAACCTATTCAGGATGAGATTTATAATGCGGTCAAGGAAATATCGGAGCAGAAAGGATACTCTGTAGTCGTTGACCGGGCATCTGCAACAAGCATCATTTTTGCTTCTCCGCGTATTGATATCAGCAATGAAGTGCTTGCTAAGTTAGGATATTCAAATTAA
- a CDS encoding alpha-mannosidase, translating into MMKKLIFSLLFALGISTHVDAQKAYKAYMVSNTHLDTQWLWTVQTTIDHYLYRTLTQNFWLIDHYPGYIFNFEGAVRYKWTKEYYPVEYERLKNYIKAGRWNISGSSWDSTDPNIPSPESFFRNLLYGQEFFKKEFGKKSNDIFLPDCFGFGYTLPTIAAHSGIIGFSTQKLQHRKLPFYGNRKLPFMLGLWEGIDGSRIMAVPHAQDYVSRFDGQELSNNGKLIDLGKNGLNNTVYHYYGAGDRGGSPTIASVRSVETGMKGEGPVQVISARSGQLFDDYYPFEKHPELPVFKGELLMDVHATGCYTSQAAMKLFNRRNEQLADAAERASVVAEWLGGAAYPEESLRESWQRFLWHQFHDDLTGTSIPAVYTFSWNDELISQSEFAEITAGAVGAVSRALDTRTRGASVVVYNPVAQSRCDIVTATVDMASRPKDIIVGTPNGKKVSGQLLLWENGKATVLFPADMDPVSFSVYDVRSGKMSGTKRLKAEGNVVENSIYKVVLDKNGDIASITDKRDGRELVESGKAFRLALFTPSESRTWPAWELFKKTIDQTPLPVDSNVEISVAENGPVRASLKVKRTYGTSSFVQYISLTEGGQDDRIDIRNEIDWNERNTLLKAEFPMNVSNEMATYDLGIGYIERNNNTDNKYEVVAQQWADITSADGSYGISVMNDSKYGWDKPDNHTLRLTLLNTPAVGKDPNMAHQEHLDIGHHTFSYSIYGHKSDITEAGTAWKAEAFNQPLLSFTTPKHAGTLGRKFSFVKTNMPGVAIKAVKKAEDGKSYIVRVNEIYGKDFENAEIIFASTVESACEVNGIEEYVGETKYEDNKVVFSGTAFQPRTFSVRLKENASLEMPENHSIDIECNASALTMDEFSMSGDFDGEGNSFAAELMPDVVEAGGITFRMENNPADYNCIRCDGQTITLPEKHGYTKCYLLVTSSHGDRKASFQVDGKDYSFNIPFYSGFIGQWGWKGESEGYMKDASIAYVGTHRHSSRAGGNESYIYTYLYKICLDITSDARTLILPKDAGVALFAVTLSDNSNDDTRPAAEIRALPHETVKVEYTTEPVTASRHR; encoded by the coding sequence ATGATGAAAAAACTGATTTTTTCCCTGTTGTTTGCGTTGGGCATAAGTACCCATGTGGATGCGCAGAAGGCGTATAAGGCATACATGGTTTCCAACACCCATCTTGATACACAGTGGTTATGGACTGTACAGACAACCATTGACCATTATTTATACCGTACACTCACTCAGAATTTTTGGTTGATAGATCATTACCCCGGTTATATTTTCAATTTCGAAGGAGCGGTTCGTTACAAATGGACTAAAGAGTATTATCCGGTTGAATATGAACGGCTGAAAAATTATATAAAGGCAGGCCGTTGGAATATTTCGGGGAGTTCGTGGGATTCTACTGATCCTAATATACCTTCACCGGAATCATTCTTTCGTAATCTTCTTTACGGACAAGAATTTTTCAAGAAGGAATTTGGTAAAAAATCAAATGATATTTTTCTTCCCGATTGTTTTGGTTTCGGGTACACCTTGCCGACGATAGCTGCTCATTCTGGTATCATTGGTTTTTCCACGCAGAAGCTCCAGCATCGTAAACTGCCGTTTTATGGTAATCGCAAACTGCCGTTCATGCTCGGGTTGTGGGAAGGTATAGACGGTTCGCGCATAATGGCTGTGCCGCATGCCCAAGACTACGTTTCAAGATTTGATGGACAAGAGTTGAGCAACAATGGTAAACTGATAGATTTAGGTAAAAACGGTCTTAATAATACCGTCTACCATTATTATGGAGCCGGAGACCGTGGAGGTTCGCCTACAATCGCTTCCGTAAGATCGGTCGAAACAGGAATGAAGGGTGAGGGACCGGTGCAGGTGATAAGTGCACGTTCGGGACAGTTGTTTGATGATTATTATCCTTTTGAGAAGCATCCGGAACTGCCTGTTTTCAAGGGAGAGTTACTTATGGATGTGCATGCGACGGGCTGTTATACATCTCAAGCAGCCATGAAACTTTTCAACCGTCGCAACGAACAGTTGGCTGATGCTGCTGAAAGAGCCTCAGTGGTGGCTGAATGGTTGGGAGGGGCGGCATACCCCGAAGAGTCGTTACGTGAATCGTGGCAGAGGTTTTTGTGGCATCAATTCCATGATGACCTGACGGGTACAAGTATTCCGGCAGTTTATACTTTCTCATGGAATGATGAACTTATTTCCCAGTCGGAATTTGCGGAAATCACTGCAGGTGCGGTCGGTGCGGTAAGTAGGGCACTTGATACGCGGACAAGAGGCGCTTCGGTTGTGGTTTACAATCCTGTTGCCCAAAGCCGTTGTGATATAGTTACAGCCACAGTGGACATGGCTTCGAGACCGAAAGACATAATAGTTGGTACTCCCAATGGAAAAAAGGTTTCCGGGCAACTTCTTTTATGGGAGAACGGTAAAGCCACCGTGCTTTTTCCGGCAGATATGGATCCGGTAAGCTTTTCGGTCTACGATGTGCGTAGCGGAAAAATGTCCGGTACTAAGCGGTTGAAAGCCGAAGGCAATGTGGTGGAGAATTCGATTTATAAAGTTGTACTGGACAAGAACGGAGACATCGCTTCGATAACTGATAAACGCGACGGGCGTGAGTTGGTGGAATCTGGTAAGGCTTTCCGTCTTGCGCTTTTCACCCCCAGCGAATCGCGCACATGGCCGGCATGGGAGCTGTTCAAGAAAACGATTGACCAGACACCGTTGCCGGTAGATAGTAACGTTGAGATTTCCGTGGCGGAAAACGGACCGGTACGTGCTTCGCTCAAAGTGAAACGTACTTACGGCACTTCCAGCTTCGTACAATATATAAGTCTTACGGAAGGTGGACAGGATGACCGGATAGATATTCGTAACGAGATAGACTGGAACGAAAGGAATACCCTTCTTAAAGCCGAGTTTCCAATGAATGTGTCGAATGAAATGGCTACATACGACCTTGGCATAGGCTATATCGAACGCAACAACAATACTGATAACAAATATGAAGTGGTAGCCCAGCAATGGGCCGACATAACGTCTGCCGATGGTAGTTATGGTATTTCTGTGATGAACGACAGTAAATACGGATGGGACAAACCGGACAATCATACGTTGAGGCTTACTCTCTTGAACACTCCGGCAGTAGGCAAGGATCCCAATATGGCTCATCAAGAACATTTGGATATTGGTCATCATACTTTTAGCTATTCCATATATGGACATAAATCTGATATAACAGAAGCGGGGACTGCATGGAAAGCTGAAGCATTCAATCAGCCCTTGCTTTCTTTCACCACTCCGAAACATGCAGGAACGTTGGGACGCAAGTTCTCGTTCGTCAAGACCAATATGCCCGGTGTAGCGATAAAGGCTGTAAAGAAAGCGGAGGACGGTAAGAGTTACATTGTAAGGGTGAACGAAATTTATGGAAAGGATTTTGAAAATGCGGAAATTATTTTCGCAAGTACAGTGGAAAGTGCATGCGAGGTGAATGGTATTGAGGAGTATGTCGGTGAGACAAAATATGAGGATAATAAAGTCGTTTTTAGCGGAACAGCTTTCCAACCACGCACTTTCAGCGTGCGGCTTAAGGAAAATGCAAGTCTTGAGATGCCTGAAAATCATTCTATAGATATTGAATGTAATGCGAGTGCTCTTACAATGGACGAGTTCAGTATGTCGGGAGATTTTGACGGAGAGGGTAATTCTTTTGCTGCTGAATTGATGCCGGATGTGGTGGAAGCCGGGGGAATAACATTCCGAATGGAAAATAATCCTGCCGACTATAACTGTATCCGTTGCGACGGGCAAACGATAACCCTTCCTGAGAAACACGGATATACGAAATGTTACTTGCTGGTGACCTCGTCACACGGTGACCGCAAGGCTTCGTTTCAAGTAGATGGAAAAGATTACAGCTTCAATATACCTTTTTATTCAGGATTTATAGGTCAGTGGGGTTGGAAGGGTGAAAGTGAAGGTTATATGAAGGATGCTTCGATAGCTTATGTCGGAACCCATCGCCACAGTAGTCGGGCGGGTGGTAATGAGTCCTATATTTATACTTATTTGTATAAAATCTGCCTTGATATAACTTCGGATGCCAGGACTCTGATTTTACCGAAGGATGCGGGAGTAGCTCTTTTTGCAGTAACCCTTTCCGATAATTCGAACGATGACACAAGACCTGCGGCAGAGATACGTGCCTTGCCTCATGAAACTGTGAAAGTGGAATATACAACTGAACCTGTAACTGCTTCTCGTCATCGTTGA
- the murI gene encoding glutamate racemase, with product MKQNLPIIPGSIGVFDSGYGGLTILSKIREALPQYDYIYLGDNARTPYGTRSFEIVYEFTLQAVTKLFEMGCHLVILACNTASAKALRSIQINDLPGMDPARRVLGVIRPTVECIGHITQSRHVGVLATAGTIKSESYPLEIHKLFPDIRVEGEACPLWVSLVENNEAEGDGTDYFVRKYINELLTKDAQIDTVILGCTHYPLLLPKIKKYMPEGITTVAQGELVAESLKDYLHRHPEMDIKCTKGGNCTYYTTEAEEKFIESASTFLNEAVTVQRIEL from the coding sequence ATGAAGCAAAATTTACCCATTATCCCCGGCTCTATCGGTGTATTTGACTCCGGATATGGCGGACTGACTATCCTAAGCAAGATACGGGAGGCCCTGCCTCAATATGACTATATTTATTTAGGAGATAATGCACGCACTCCCTATGGTACACGATCTTTCGAAATCGTATATGAATTCACACTGCAAGCAGTCACTAAACTGTTTGAGATGGGATGTCATCTTGTCATTCTGGCTTGCAATACAGCATCTGCCAAAGCATTACGCAGTATACAGATAAACGATTTGCCCGGAATGGATCCGGCACGCCGTGTATTGGGTGTCATCCGTCCTACTGTTGAATGTATAGGGCACATAACACAGAGTCGTCATGTCGGTGTTCTTGCCACAGCAGGAACCATTAAATCAGAATCCTACCCGTTAGAAATCCACAAGCTTTTTCCGGACATTCGGGTAGAAGGTGAAGCTTGTCCTCTATGGGTATCTCTCGTAGAAAACAACGAAGCAGAAGGAGATGGGACAGATTATTTCGTTCGTAAATATATCAATGAACTTCTGACGAAAGACGCACAGATTGATACTGTGATTCTTGGCTGTACCCATTATCCCTTACTTCTGCCTAAAATTAAGAAGTACATGCCGGAAGGAATTACTACAGTGGCGCAAGGCGAACTGGTAGCCGAAAGCTTGAAAGACTATTTACACCGCCATCCGGAAATGGATATCAAATGTACGAAAGGTGGAAACTGTACTTACTACACCACGGAAGCAGAAGAAAAGTTCATTGAATCAGCATCCACCTTCCTGAACGAGGCGGTCACCGTACAACGAATAGAACTATAA
- a CDS encoding DUF2007-related protein yields MKSTDYSRTVEVFKGSPWEAELVKGLLENNGIATIIKDGLMSTIAPYIAPDVTILVSEERYEDAMEIIRERDKGKDEE; encoded by the coding sequence ATGAAATCAACAGACTATAGCCGCACAGTTGAAGTGTTCAAAGGATCACCGTGGGAAGCAGAACTTGTCAAAGGTCTACTCGAAAACAATGGCATAGCAACTATTATCAAAGACGGGCTTATGAGCACCATCGCACCTTACATAGCACCGGATGTAACCATTCTCGTCAGTGAGGAAAGATATGAAGATGCCATGGAGATAATCCGTGAGCGCGATAAAGGAAAAGACGAAGAATAA
- a CDS encoding OmpH family outer membrane protein, which translates to MLKKIALLVVLFALPLGAMAQKFAHMNSQEVIVVMPEYTKAQADLEAMSKKYSQEMERTQSEFNKKVQEFQQQADSLPRNIAERRQKELQEMAQRQEEFQQEAYQSMQKAQQEALAPIYKKLDDAIQAVGKAEGVVYIFDLARTPIPYVGAESVDVTTKVKTQLGIK; encoded by the coding sequence ATGCTTAAAAAAATCGCACTACTCGTGGTACTGTTCGCTCTTCCTTTGGGAGCGATGGCACAAAAATTTGCTCACATGAACTCTCAGGAGGTTATTGTTGTTATGCCGGAATATACTAAGGCACAAGCTGATCTGGAAGCTATGTCAAAGAAGTATTCTCAAGAAATGGAACGCACTCAATCAGAATTCAACAAGAAAGTGCAAGAATTCCAACAGCAAGCAGACTCTCTGCCGAGGAATATAGCTGAAAGACGCCAGAAAGAATTGCAAGAGATGGCTCAAAGACAAGAAGAATTCCAACAGGAAGCCTACCAAAGCATGCAGAAAGCACAGCAAGAAGCACTGGCTCCCATCTATAAGAAATTGGATGACGCTATCCAGGCTGTAGGTAAAGCAGAAGGCGTAGTCTATATCTTTGATTTGGCTCGCACACCGATACCTTATGTAGGTGCAGAGAGTGTAGATGTTACCACTAAAGTAAAAACCCAACTGGGAATTAAGTAA
- the bamA gene encoding outer membrane protein assembly factor BamA, with product MHYRIFSILTAFICLFGCVLTSAAQDANGIDNDAAKPVILYSGTPKKYEIAEIKVEGVKNYEDYVLIGLSGLSVGQTITIPGDEVTQACKRYWKHGLFSNVQITADKIEGDKVWLTIHLTQRPRVSDIRYHGVKKSEREDIESRIGMIKGGQVTPNVIDRAKTLIKRYFDDKGFKNAEVIISQKDDVSNDNQVIVDIDIDKKEKVKVHEITIVGNEAIATKKLKRIMKKTNEKNKLLNLFRTKKFVEENFEADKQLIIDKYNELGYRDAMIVEDSIKPYDDRTVDIFMKIDEGEKYYLRNVTWVGNTLYPSEQLNFMLRMKKGDVYNQKLLEERTMSDEDAIGNLYYNNGYLFYSLEPVEVNIVGDSIDLEMRIFEGRQATINKISINGNDRLYENVVRRELRTRPGDLFSREDLMRSMREIQQMGHFDPEQIKPDIQPRPEDGTVDIGYDLVSKANDQVEFSAGWGQTGIIGKLSLKFTNFSLANLLHPGENYRGILPQGDGQTLTVSGQTNAKYYQSYSISFYDPWFGGKRPNAFSLSAFYSVQTDISSRYYNSAYMNSYYNSMYSGMYGYGMYNYGNYNSYENYYDPDKSIKMFGVAAMFGKRLKWPDDYFQFTAELSYQRYILSDWQYFPVTNGKCNNLSINLTLSRSSIDNPIYPRSGSEFSLSVQLTPPYSLFDGTDYSKYSTTSQDDMNKMHKWIEYHKWKFKSKVYIPLMDPVAVKRTPVLMGRVEFGLLGHYNKYKKSPFETFDVGGDGMTGYSSYATESIALRGYENSSLTPYGYEGYAYTRLGLELRYPLMLETSTSIYALGFVEAGNAWHDVKNFNPFELKRSAGVGVRIFLPMIGMMGIDWAYGFDKIRGSSDYGGSQFHFILGQEF from the coding sequence ATGCACTATCGTATTTTCTCTATACTCACAGCGTTTATCTGCCTCTTCGGTTGTGTACTGACAAGTGCGGCTCAAGATGCCAATGGCATCGATAATGATGCAGCAAAACCGGTTATTCTCTATTCGGGAACACCCAAGAAGTATGAAATTGCAGAAATTAAAGTAGAAGGAGTTAAGAACTATGAGGACTACGTACTGATCGGACTATCCGGTTTGTCTGTAGGACAAACGATTACCATACCGGGTGACGAAGTCACTCAGGCTTGTAAGCGTTACTGGAAGCATGGTCTGTTCTCCAATGTTCAAATCACCGCAGATAAGATAGAAGGCGATAAGGTCTGGCTTACGATTCATCTGACTCAGCGTCCGCGTGTATCCGATATCCGCTATCACGGCGTGAAGAAGTCAGAACGCGAGGATATAGAAAGCCGAATCGGTATGATTAAGGGCGGACAGGTGACTCCTAATGTCATTGACCGCGCCAAAACTTTGATTAAGCGCTACTTTGATGATAAAGGATTTAAGAATGCAGAAGTTATCATCTCGCAGAAAGACGATGTATCCAACGATAACCAGGTGATCGTGGATATCGACATTGACAAAAAGGAGAAGGTAAAAGTACACGAAATCACCATCGTTGGCAATGAAGCGATTGCAACTAAGAAGTTGAAACGCATCATGAAGAAGACCAACGAAAAGAATAAATTGCTCAATCTGTTCCGTACCAAGAAGTTCGTGGAAGAAAACTTCGAGGCAGATAAGCAGTTGATCATCGATAAGTACAACGAATTAGGCTATCGCGATGCTATGATCGTAGAAGACAGCATCAAACCGTACGATGACCGCACCGTAGACATCTTCATGAAGATTGATGAAGGAGAAAAATATTATCTGCGTAATGTAACGTGGGTAGGTAACACCTTGTATCCTTCCGAACAGTTGAACTTTATGCTTCGCATGAAGAAAGGTGATGTATACAACCAGAAATTACTGGAAGAACGTACCATGTCAGACGAAGATGCTATCGGTAACCTCTACTATAACAACGGCTATTTGTTCTACAGCCTCGAGCCCGTAGAAGTAAATATCGTAGGAGACTCCATCGACCTGGAAATGCGTATTTTCGAAGGCCGCCAGGCTACCATTAATAAGATCAGCATCAATGGTAACGACCGTTTGTATGAAAACGTAGTACGCCGTGAACTCCGTACCCGTCCGGGTGACCTGTTCAGCCGTGAAGACCTGATGCGTTCTATGCGTGAAATCCAGCAGATGGGACACTTCGACCCGGAACAAATCAAACCGGATATTCAACCAAGACCGGAAGACGGAACCGTAGATATAGGTTACGATCTGGTATCCAAAGCTAACGACCAGGTGGAATTCTCTGCCGGTTGGGGACAAACCGGTATCATCGGTAAGCTGAGTTTGAAGTTCACTAACTTCTCACTGGCCAACTTGTTGCATCCGGGTGAAAACTACCGTGGTATCCTGCCGCAGGGTGATGGCCAGACCTTGACCGTCAGCGGACAGACTAATGCCAAGTATTACCAATCCTATAGCATTTCATTCTATGACCCGTGGTTCGGCGGTAAACGTCCGAACGCATTCTCTCTGTCGGCCTTCTATTCCGTACAGACAGATATCAGTAGCCGCTACTACAACTCAGCATATATGAATAGCTATTACAACAGTATGTATAGTGGCATGTATGGTTATGGTATGTATAATTACGGCAACTACAACAGCTATGAGAACTATTACGACCCCGACAAGTCTATCAAGATGTTCGGTGTGGCTGCCATGTTCGGTAAGCGTTTGAAATGGCCGGATGACTACTTCCAGTTTACAGCTGAGTTATCTTACCAACGCTATATCCTGAGCGACTGGCAGTACTTCCCCGTTACAAACGGTAAGTGTAACAACCTTAGCATCAACCTGACATTGTCTCGTAGTTCTATTGACAATCCGATCTATCCCCGTTCCGGTTCAGAGTTCTCATTGTCAGTACAGTTAACTCCGCCGTACTCACTGTTTGATGGAACTGACTACAGCAAGTACAGTACTACCAGCCAGGACGACATGAACAAGATGCACAAATGGATTGAATATCACAAATGGAAATTCAAATCCAAAGTGTACATCCCGTTGATGGACCCGGTAGCAGTTAAACGTACCCCGGTATTGATGGGCCGTGTTGAATTCGGTTTGCTGGGACACTACAACAAGTATAAGAAATCTCCGTTCGAAACATTCGATGTAGGTGGTGACGGTATGACCGGTTACTCCAGCTACGCAACGGAAAGCATTGCCCTTCGTGGTTATGAAAACAGTTCATTGACTCCTTACGGTTACGAAGGTTACGCTTATACCCGTCTCGGACTTGAGTTAAGATATCCGCTGATGCTGGAAACAAGTACCAGTATTTATGCGTTAGGTTTTGTAGAAGCCGGTAATGCATGGCATGATGTGAAGAATTTCAATCCATTCGAATTGAAACGTTCCGCAGGTGTCGGTGTCCGTATCTTCCTGCCGATGATCGGTATGATGGGTATTGACTGGGCTTATGGTTTCGATAAAATACGTGGTTCCTCAGATTACGGTGGCAGTCAATTCCACTTTATCTTAGGACAAGAATTCTAA
- a CDS encoding DUF5018 domain-containing protein, translating into MKKYIYLFIMLVCIMSSCTRPEDGLVIPPSINANLTRFRVYQNQNIYFDATIDQEAHTVSLTIPEGIDKTTIRPEIIVSEGAVVTPASGAMQDFTNPVEYTVVSPNGETTNVYTVTVNY; encoded by the coding sequence ATGAAAAAATATATCTATCTGTTTATTATGCTTGTATGCATAATGAGCAGTTGCACAAGACCCGAAGACGGATTAGTGATTCCCCCCAGCATAAATGCCAATTTGACCCGCTTCCGAGTGTATCAGAATCAGAATATTTATTTTGATGCGACTATCGATCAGGAAGCTCACACAGTGTCACTTACCATTCCGGAAGGAATTGATAAAACGACTATTCGCCCCGAGATTATTGTGTCGGAAGGAGCGGTAGTAACACCGGCATCGGGCGCAATGCAAGATTTTACCAATCCGGTTGAATATACAGTTGTGTCTCCAAATGGTGAGACAACCAACGTCTATACAGTTACAGTAAATTATTAA